Proteins encoded together in one Anopheles darlingi chromosome 3, idAnoDarlMG_H_01, whole genome shotgun sequence window:
- the LOC125957299 gene encoding GATOR complex protein Iml1 isoform X4, protein MMHKLFKLVTHQKTFSTEDLVLNPKEHPELKLHDIVEIYLPENEGCRLLLQVTSLNKDFNSRETISVEVNVANTFNLKAYSDVYMRVVADPAEVALDSVEITFKDQYIGRSEMWRLKTRLTNTCVYLHKKIEYCEGCIRCQVYEMWSQGERVACGVITDDTKVVFRSNTSMVYLFLQMSSEMWDFDIYGDLYFEKAVNGFLADLYKKWQKLGSNHEVTIVLFSRTFYAARSLDEFPSHMRDCLQIDYRGRFYEDFYRVAIQNERCDDWSTTLVQLRRLFTGYRDVVLRYHVRQDQPEVRIPPATNSTAAQGNFLEVLNISLNVFEKHYLDRSFDRTGQLSVVITPGVGVFEVDRELTNITKQRIIDNGVGSDLVCVGEQPLHAVPLLKFHNKDTLTSIDDYSMPHWINLSFYSTNKKIACSTFVPRIKPPPAIGGSSTEPAGQQLMANSGGVGGASSDTAATANRLRLPKKKPADKKHEYIHNCLFDYDAYDDQIFQLPAVHGTSGSLQRMARTKKTSVPSLDGFGTYARTCEWEQDTLSPCRLRRKMSDPDIHHTSSSLLNVSVASHGSSPNTSDILGLPKPSAVSAVIVEGRTGAFGSSSGPVVRTGRALINPFDPSHVTIKLTSNRRRWTHIFPKGPQGVLIQQHHYQAVPAATQPANYFVDLDSSSEYAHTSSCTWGRVRHGSTASFDSRLNEEDVRWITENGGNRKKSILHSPAGPHVPVTPSKSLTLLWGATGEQEWTPALTTVGRVIIGVDWKSLTIPACLPITTDYFPDKRSLHNDYVVSDYTLLPEDFNADYAANRAVYKKPLSTDEVFKELVSQRLAQGFQLIVLPDKSVTNPPQAPCCGGHLQLSFSNSSTPSSVLRRQPPQEATKEYFLSIGRIFHRISLSGSAITVTRYRPRHPYPPINVDYRYRFQAPQHDTYEVSGVNFTTEKLENFNWNYMDQYICTRGDTDYPLHENMKYWRYRMYLLPKDDVAMKKIMDGTVRRCDIFQEDSPFPPEKQICNDFVRFVEAHLNKIKKVQPAKKSREGPRQTHLTRRRHSTSILSRPPPSQVAAPQPFRERVFSNRLPEKSRFSILTRAGSKVLDKSGSAMQTQSSSTSSASGNTVTAAVASPAPLTVSSIGGKTTVDGIPLSTLNSPTEQGLPEDADDFSGESTKLKPTATLQEIFDALRHPEHGVGFLGPAQSMPSCTFVSYDAINWLQSRIEGPCNPVEILEEMRRARLICHASGDFHRPVVPGFCLYYIVRQVKESPEYIPPLGDLAAFENEWMEVEIQHPDMTKPVASHDRGVTPFLRDSIDLDEGLIDGSLYKQTHLEIDVGGKSDRIEWGHARYHQRMIPGHAYEIVVQWITASGPIVYDLIYGWCRKAQPCGFQLVTIPADPLAEPFTEKSDPLRGPIFIPLDTDCLKQHRSFLFEEFHKETWPKRLLLFQEEIVKRFGFMRCTVETKTGSNQVSLDYQYVHCSGNMFILVPNPNMGLRSRQRLASGGTNFKKPINFINRYLTSLEPQLVPTNAGGTSAAVGGITASHEPSYITRHVTGKGNPKDDCDVIRRTGFLWSWNHMIPNKKWKSLVIAQTDDLFQLKMLRDFKEFCSNTDQRLVNFWESCWEQKEKASIERT, encoded by the exons ATGATGCACAAACTGTTCAAACTCGTCACGCACCAGAAAACCTTCAGCA CCGAAGATCTGGTGCTGAACCCAAAGGAACACCCCGAGCTAAAGCTGCACGATATCGTGGAGATCTACCTGCCGGAGAATGAGggctgccggttgctgctgcaggttaCCAGCCTCAACAAGGACTTCAATTCACGCGAAACGATCAGCGTCGAGGTCAACGTGGCCAACACCTTCAACCTGAAGGCGTACAGCGATGTTTACATGCGTGTGGTGGCTGATCCGGCCGAGGTGGCGCTCGATTCGGTCGAGATAACGTTCAAGGATCAGTACATTGGTCGGTCGGAGATGTGGCGATTGAAGACGCGGCTCACCAACACCTGCGTGTATCTACACAAGAAGATCGAGTACTGCGAGGGCTGCATCCGGTGCCAGGTGTACGAGATGTGGTCACAGGGAGAACGGGTGGCCTGCGGTGTTATCACCGATGATACGAAGGTCGTTTTCCGCAGCAACACCTCGATGGTGTATCTGTTCCTGCAGATGTCGTCCGAGATGTGGGACTTTGACATCTACGGCGATCTGTACTTCGAGAAGGCGGTTAACGGCTTCCTGGCAGATCTCTACAAAAAGTGGCAAAAGTTGGGCAGCAACCACGAGGTCACGATCGTGCTTTTCTCGCGTACCTTTTACGCGGCACGCAGCCTTGATGAGTTTCCGTCGCATATGCGCGACTGCCTGCAGATCGACTATCGCGGTCGGTTCTACGAGGATTTCTATCGAGTGGCGATACAGAACGAGCGGTGCGATGATTGGAGCACCACCCTAGTACAACTACGAAGGCTGTTCACCGGCTACCGGGATGTTGTACTACGGTATCACGTGCGACAGGATCAGCCGGAAGTGCGCataccaccggccaccaattCGACGGCGGCCCAGGGCAACTTTCTCGAAGTGCTTAACATTTCACTCAACGTGTTCGAAAAGCACTACCTCGATCGAAGCTTCGATCGTACCGGGCAACTATCGGTGGTCATAACGCCCGGTGTCGGTGTATTCGAAGTAGACCGGGAGCTGACCAACATCACCAAACAGCGGATTATTGATAATGGCGTGGGCAGTGATCTGGTTTGCGTCGGAGAACAACCGCTGCATGCCGTTCCGTTGCTCAAGTTCCACAACAAGGACACGCTAACGTCGATCGACGACTACTCGATGCCACACTGGATCAATCTCAGCTTCTACTCGACCAATAAGAAGATCGCCTGCTCAACGTTCGTTCCTCGCATCAAACCACCTCCTGCGATTGGGGGAAGTTCAACGGAACCTGCAGGGCAGCAACTAATGGCGAACAGTGGCGGTGTTGGCGGCGCTAGTTCTGATACTGCAGCCACCGCGAATAGATTACGCCTTCCGAAGAAAAAACCGGCGGATAAAAAGCACGAGTACATCCACAACTGTTTATTCGATTATGACGCGTACGATGATCAGATCTTTCAGCTGCCGGCCGTGCACGGTACTAGCGGATCACTGCAGCGAATGGCACGCACGAAGAAAACGTCCGTCCCGAGCTTGGACGGGTTCGGTACGTACGCGCGAACCTGTGAATGGGAACAAGATACGCTCAGTCCATGTCGGTTGCGGCGGAAAATGTCGGATCCGGACATTCATCATACGTCGAGTAGCTTGCTGAATGTGAGTGTTGCCTCGCACGGCAGCTCGCCCAACACGAGCGATATTCTCGGGCTACCGAAACCGAGCGCGGTGTCGGCGGTGATCGTGGAGGGACGCACCGGTGCGTTCGGTTCATCGAGCGGGCCCGTAGTCCGGACCGGGCGAGCCCTGATCAACCCGTTCGATCCATCGCACGTGACCATCAAACTGACCTCGAACCGACGACGCTGGACACACATTTTCCCCAAG GGACCCCAGGGTGTATtgatccagcagcaccactatcAGGCTGTGCCGGCCGCCACACAACCAGCGAACTACTTCGTTGATCTGGATTCAAGCAGTGAGTATGCACACACTTCCTCATGTACCTGGGGCCGAGTACGCCACGGCAGTACTGCTTCCTTCGATAGCCGCCTCAACGAGGAGGATGTAAGGTGGATAACAGAAAATGGAG GAAATCGTAAAAAGTCCATACTACATTCGCCGGCTGGACCACACGTTCCGGTGACGCCTTCAAAAAGCCTCACGCTTCTGTGGGGTGCGACCGGTGAACAGGAGTGGACACCGGCCCTCACCACAg TCGGAAGAGTGATCatag GGGTGGACTGGAAGTCGCTCACGATTCCGGCATGTCTGCCCATTACGACTGATTACTTCCCGGACAAGCGTTCACTGCACAATGATTACGTCGTGTCGGATTATACACTGCTGCCAGAAGACTTTAATGCCGACTACGCCGCTAACCGAGCCGTCTACAAAAAGCCCCTGTCGACCGACGAGGTGTTTAAGGAACTAGTCTCGCAGCGGCTTGCGCAG GGATTTCAATTGATCGTCCTGCCGGacaaaagtgtaacgaatccACCGCAGGCACCATGTTGCGGAGGCCATTTGCAGCTCAGTTTTTCAAACTCTAGTACTCCATCCAGCGTGCTCAGGAGACAACCACCCCAGGAAGCGACCAAAGAATATTTCCTATCGATCGGTCGCATCTTTCACCGTATCTCACTCAGTGGATCCGCTATCACTGTTACACGCTACCGGCCACG CCATCCGTATCCTCCTATCAACGTCGACTACCGGTACCGATTCCAAGCACCGCAGCACGACACGTACGAAGTGAGCGGAGTGAATTTTACGACCGAGAAACTGGAAAACTTCAATTGGAACTACATGGATCAGTACATCTGCACACGGGGCGACACAGATTATCCGCTGCACGAG AACATGAAATACTGGCGCTACCGGATGTATCTACTGCCGAAAGATGATGTAGCCATGAAAAAGATCATGGATGGTACGGTACGACGATGTGACATTTTTCAGGAGGATAGCCCGTTTCCACCGGAGAAGCAGATCTGCAATGATTTTGTTCGCTTCGTGGAAGCCCACCTCAACAAAATCAAGAAAGTTCAACCTGCCAAGAAATCTCGG GAAGGTCCACGCCAAACGCACCTAACAAGACGACGCCACAGTACGAGCATCCTGTCGCGCCCCCCACCCAGCCAG GTCGCAGCGCCCCAGCCGTTCCGGGAACGGGTCTTCAGCAACCGTCTGCCGGAGAAATCAAGATTCAG CATTCTGACTCGTGCCGGCTCGAAGGTGCTGGACAAGAGCGGAAGTGCGATGCAAACGCAATCGTCCTCaacttcttcagcttcaggcAACACGGTGacagcagcggtagcatcgCCTGCACCACTGACGGTCAGCTCAATCGGTGGCAAAACGACGGTCGACGGTATACCACTGTCGACGCTTAACTCGCCAACCGAGCAGGGTTTGCCGGAGGATGCGGATGATTTCAGCGGGGAAAGTACAAAGCTCAAACCGACCGCCACACTGCAGGAAATCTTCGATGCACTACGCCATCCGGAACATGGCGTCGGTTTTCTCGGTCCAGCCCAGAGTATGCCCTCGTGTACATTCGTTTCGTACGATGCGATCAACTGGCTGCAGAGTCGCATCGAGGGTCCCTGTAACCCCGTGGAGATCCTGGAAGAGATGCGACG TGCTCGCTTGATCTGCCACGCTTCGGGAGACTTCCATCGACCGGTGGTGCCCGGCTTCTGTCTATACTACATTGTGCGGCAGGTGAAGGAATCACCGGAATACATACCACCGTTGGGTGATTTGGCTGCCTTTGAGAACGAGTGGATGGAGGTCGAGATTCAGCATCCGGATATGACAAAACCGGTTGCATCGCATGATCGCGGTGTGACGCCATTTTTgcgcgattcgatcgatctggACGAGGGGCTAATCGATGGATCACTGTACAAGCAAACGCACCTGGAGATCGATGTGGGTGGtaaatcggatcggatcgagtgGGGCCACGCTCGATACCATCAGCGCATGATACCAGGGCACGCGTACGAGATCGTCGTCCAGTGGATTACGGCATCCGGGCCGATCGTGTACGATCTCATTTACGGTTGGTGTCGGAAGGCGCAGCCTTGCGGTTTCCAGCTCGTCACCATCCCGGCCGATCCGCTGGCCGAACCGTTCACGGAGAAGTCGGATCCGCTGCGCGGACCGATCTTCATTCCACTCGATACCGACTGCCTTAAGCAGCATCGCAGCTTCTTGTTTGAGGAGTTCCACAAGGAGACGTGGCCcaagcggttgctgctgttccaggAAGAGATTGTAAAGCGTTTCGGTTTCATGCGCTGCACGGTCGAAACAAAAACGGGATCAAACCAGGTGTCGCTCGACTACCAGTACGTACACTGCAGCGGCAATATGTTCATCCTCGTGCCGAACCCGAACATGGGCTTGCGATCGCGCCAACGGCTTGCCTCTGGTGGAACCAATTTCAAGAAGCCGATCAATTTCATCAACCGCTACCTAACCTCGCTCGAGCCACAGCTGGTACCGACGAACGCGGGTGGTAccagtgctgctgttggaggaATAACGGCCAGCCACGAACCGTCCTATATTACGCGACACGTCACCGGTAAGGGTAATCCGAAGGACGACTGTGACGTGATACGGCGTACCGGGTTCCTGTGGTCCTGGAATCACATGATACCCAATAAGAAGTGGAAGTCGCTCGTGATCGCCCAAACGGACGATCTGTTCCAGTTGAAGATGTTGCGTGATTTCAAGGAATTCTGCAGCAACACAGACCAGCGGTTGGTGAACTTCTGGGAATCGTGCtgggagcagaaggagaaggcatCGATCGAGCGTACCTGA
- the LOC125957299 gene encoding GATOR complex protein Iml1 isoform X2 encodes MMHKLFKLVTHQKTFSTEDLVLNPKEHPELKLHDIVEIYLPENEGCRLLLQVTSLNKDFNSRETISVEVNVANTFNLKAYSDVYMRVVADPAEVALDSVEITFKDQYIGRSEMWRLKTRLTNTCVYLHKKIEYCEGCIRCQVYEMWSQGERVACGVITDDTKVVFRSNTSMVYLFLQMSSEMWDFDIYGDLYFEKAVNGFLADLYKKWQKLGSNHEVTIVLFSRTFYAARSLDEFPSHMRDCLQIDYRGRFYEDFYRVAIQNERCDDWSTTLVQLRRLFTGYRDVVLRYHVRQDQPEVRIPPATNSTAAQGNFLEVLNISLNVFEKHYLDRSFDRTGQLSVVITPGVGVFEVDRELTNITKQRIIDNGVGSDLVCVGEQPLHAVPLLKFHNKDTLTSIDDYSMPHWINLSFYSTNKKIACSTFVPRIKPPPAIGGSSTEPAGQQLMANSGGVGGASSDTAATANRLRLPKKKPADKKHEYIHNCLFDYDAYDDQIFQLPAVHGTSGSLQRMARTKKTSVPSLDGFGTYARTCEWEQDTLSPCRLRRKMSDPDIHHTSSSLLNVSVASHGSSPNTSDILGLPKPSAVSAVIVEGRTGAFGSSSGPVVRTGRALINPFDPSHVTIKLTSNRRRWTHIFPKGPQGVLIQQHHYQAVPAATQPANYFVDLDSSSEYAHTSSCTWGRVRHGSTASFDSRLNEEDVRWITENGGNRKKSILHSPAGPHVPVTPSKSLTLLWGATGEQEWTPALTTVGRVIIGVDWKSLTIPACLPITTDYFPDKRSLHNDYVVSDYTLLPEDFNADYAANRAVYKKPLSTDEVFKELVSQRLAQGFQLIVLPDKSVTNPPQAPCCGGHLQLSFSNSSTPSSVLRRQPPQEATKEYFLSIGRIFHRISLSGSAITVTRYRPRHPYPPINVDYRYRFQAPQHDTYEVSGVNFTTEKLENFNWNYMDQYICTRGDTDYPLHENMKYWRYRMYLLPKDDVAMKKIMDGTVRRCDIFQEDSPFPPEKQICNDFVRFVEAHLNKIKKVQPAKKSREGPRQTHLTRRRHSTSILSRPPPSQHGGWVKLYYNGISNGNPHHHQHHNHHHHHHTPERFYFPSTLVGNSILTRAGSKVLDKSGSAMQTQSSSTSSASGNTVTAAVASPAPLTVSSIGGKTTVDGIPLSTLNSPTEQGLPEDADDFSGESTKLKPTATLQEIFDALRHPEHGVGFLGPAQSMPSCTFVSYDAINWLQSRIEGPCNPVEILEEMRRARLICHASGDFHRPVVPGFCLYYIVRQVKESPEYIPPLGDLAAFENEWMEVEIQHPDMTKPVASHDRGVTPFLRDSIDLDEGLIDGSLYKQTHLEIDVGGKSDRIEWGHARYHQRMIPGHAYEIVVQWITASGPIVYDLIYGWCRKAQPCGFQLVTIPADPLAEPFTEKSDPLRGPIFIPLDTDCLKQHRSFLFEEFHKETWPKRLLLFQEEIVKRFGFMRCTVETKTGSNQVSLDYQYVHCSGNMFILVPNPNMGLRSRQRLASGGTNFKKPINFINRYLTSLEPQLVPTNAGGTSAAVGGITASHEPSYITRHVTGKGNPKDDCDVIRRTGFLWSWNHMIPNKKWKSLVIAQTDDLFQLKMLRDFKEFCSNTDQRLVNFWESCWEQKEKASIERT; translated from the exons ATGATGCACAAACTGTTCAAACTCGTCACGCACCAGAAAACCTTCAGCA CCGAAGATCTGGTGCTGAACCCAAAGGAACACCCCGAGCTAAAGCTGCACGATATCGTGGAGATCTACCTGCCGGAGAATGAGggctgccggttgctgctgcaggttaCCAGCCTCAACAAGGACTTCAATTCACGCGAAACGATCAGCGTCGAGGTCAACGTGGCCAACACCTTCAACCTGAAGGCGTACAGCGATGTTTACATGCGTGTGGTGGCTGATCCGGCCGAGGTGGCGCTCGATTCGGTCGAGATAACGTTCAAGGATCAGTACATTGGTCGGTCGGAGATGTGGCGATTGAAGACGCGGCTCACCAACACCTGCGTGTATCTACACAAGAAGATCGAGTACTGCGAGGGCTGCATCCGGTGCCAGGTGTACGAGATGTGGTCACAGGGAGAACGGGTGGCCTGCGGTGTTATCACCGATGATACGAAGGTCGTTTTCCGCAGCAACACCTCGATGGTGTATCTGTTCCTGCAGATGTCGTCCGAGATGTGGGACTTTGACATCTACGGCGATCTGTACTTCGAGAAGGCGGTTAACGGCTTCCTGGCAGATCTCTACAAAAAGTGGCAAAAGTTGGGCAGCAACCACGAGGTCACGATCGTGCTTTTCTCGCGTACCTTTTACGCGGCACGCAGCCTTGATGAGTTTCCGTCGCATATGCGCGACTGCCTGCAGATCGACTATCGCGGTCGGTTCTACGAGGATTTCTATCGAGTGGCGATACAGAACGAGCGGTGCGATGATTGGAGCACCACCCTAGTACAACTACGAAGGCTGTTCACCGGCTACCGGGATGTTGTACTACGGTATCACGTGCGACAGGATCAGCCGGAAGTGCGCataccaccggccaccaattCGACGGCGGCCCAGGGCAACTTTCTCGAAGTGCTTAACATTTCACTCAACGTGTTCGAAAAGCACTACCTCGATCGAAGCTTCGATCGTACCGGGCAACTATCGGTGGTCATAACGCCCGGTGTCGGTGTATTCGAAGTAGACCGGGAGCTGACCAACATCACCAAACAGCGGATTATTGATAATGGCGTGGGCAGTGATCTGGTTTGCGTCGGAGAACAACCGCTGCATGCCGTTCCGTTGCTCAAGTTCCACAACAAGGACACGCTAACGTCGATCGACGACTACTCGATGCCACACTGGATCAATCTCAGCTTCTACTCGACCAATAAGAAGATCGCCTGCTCAACGTTCGTTCCTCGCATCAAACCACCTCCTGCGATTGGGGGAAGTTCAACGGAACCTGCAGGGCAGCAACTAATGGCGAACAGTGGCGGTGTTGGCGGCGCTAGTTCTGATACTGCAGCCACCGCGAATAGATTACGCCTTCCGAAGAAAAAACCGGCGGATAAAAAGCACGAGTACATCCACAACTGTTTATTCGATTATGACGCGTACGATGATCAGATCTTTCAGCTGCCGGCCGTGCACGGTACTAGCGGATCACTGCAGCGAATGGCACGCACGAAGAAAACGTCCGTCCCGAGCTTGGACGGGTTCGGTACGTACGCGCGAACCTGTGAATGGGAACAAGATACGCTCAGTCCATGTCGGTTGCGGCGGAAAATGTCGGATCCGGACATTCATCATACGTCGAGTAGCTTGCTGAATGTGAGTGTTGCCTCGCACGGCAGCTCGCCCAACACGAGCGATATTCTCGGGCTACCGAAACCGAGCGCGGTGTCGGCGGTGATCGTGGAGGGACGCACCGGTGCGTTCGGTTCATCGAGCGGGCCCGTAGTCCGGACCGGGCGAGCCCTGATCAACCCGTTCGATCCATCGCACGTGACCATCAAACTGACCTCGAACCGACGACGCTGGACACACATTTTCCCCAAG GGACCCCAGGGTGTATtgatccagcagcaccactatcAGGCTGTGCCGGCCGCCACACAACCAGCGAACTACTTCGTTGATCTGGATTCAAGCAGTGAGTATGCACACACTTCCTCATGTACCTGGGGCCGAGTACGCCACGGCAGTACTGCTTCCTTCGATAGCCGCCTCAACGAGGAGGATGTAAGGTGGATAACAGAAAATGGAG GAAATCGTAAAAAGTCCATACTACATTCGCCGGCTGGACCACACGTTCCGGTGACGCCTTCAAAAAGCCTCACGCTTCTGTGGGGTGCGACCGGTGAACAGGAGTGGACACCGGCCCTCACCACAg TCGGAAGAGTGATCatag GGGTGGACTGGAAGTCGCTCACGATTCCGGCATGTCTGCCCATTACGACTGATTACTTCCCGGACAAGCGTTCACTGCACAATGATTACGTCGTGTCGGATTATACACTGCTGCCAGAAGACTTTAATGCCGACTACGCCGCTAACCGAGCCGTCTACAAAAAGCCCCTGTCGACCGACGAGGTGTTTAAGGAACTAGTCTCGCAGCGGCTTGCGCAG GGATTTCAATTGATCGTCCTGCCGGacaaaagtgtaacgaatccACCGCAGGCACCATGTTGCGGAGGCCATTTGCAGCTCAGTTTTTCAAACTCTAGTACTCCATCCAGCGTGCTCAGGAGACAACCACCCCAGGAAGCGACCAAAGAATATTTCCTATCGATCGGTCGCATCTTTCACCGTATCTCACTCAGTGGATCCGCTATCACTGTTACACGCTACCGGCCACG CCATCCGTATCCTCCTATCAACGTCGACTACCGGTACCGATTCCAAGCACCGCAGCACGACACGTACGAAGTGAGCGGAGTGAATTTTACGACCGAGAAACTGGAAAACTTCAATTGGAACTACATGGATCAGTACATCTGCACACGGGGCGACACAGATTATCCGCTGCACGAG AACATGAAATACTGGCGCTACCGGATGTATCTACTGCCGAAAGATGATGTAGCCATGAAAAAGATCATGGATGGTACGGTACGACGATGTGACATTTTTCAGGAGGATAGCCCGTTTCCACCGGAGAAGCAGATCTGCAATGATTTTGTTCGCTTCGTGGAAGCCCACCTCAACAAAATCAAGAAAGTTCAACCTGCCAAGAAATCTCGG GAAGGTCCACGCCAAACGCACCTAACAAGACGACGCCACAGTACGAGCATCCTGTCGCGCCCCCCACCCAGCCAG catggtgGATGGGTTAAACTGTATTATAACGGCATTAGCAATGGCAacccacaccatcaccaacaccacaatcaccatcaccaccaccatactcCTGAAcgcttttattttcctagCACTCTCGTCGGTAACAG CATTCTGACTCGTGCCGGCTCGAAGGTGCTGGACAAGAGCGGAAGTGCGATGCAAACGCAATCGTCCTCaacttcttcagcttcaggcAACACGGTGacagcagcggtagcatcgCCTGCACCACTGACGGTCAGCTCAATCGGTGGCAAAACGACGGTCGACGGTATACCACTGTCGACGCTTAACTCGCCAACCGAGCAGGGTTTGCCGGAGGATGCGGATGATTTCAGCGGGGAAAGTACAAAGCTCAAACCGACCGCCACACTGCAGGAAATCTTCGATGCACTACGCCATCCGGAACATGGCGTCGGTTTTCTCGGTCCAGCCCAGAGTATGCCCTCGTGTACATTCGTTTCGTACGATGCGATCAACTGGCTGCAGAGTCGCATCGAGGGTCCCTGTAACCCCGTGGAGATCCTGGAAGAGATGCGACG TGCTCGCTTGATCTGCCACGCTTCGGGAGACTTCCATCGACCGGTGGTGCCCGGCTTCTGTCTATACTACATTGTGCGGCAGGTGAAGGAATCACCGGAATACATACCACCGTTGGGTGATTTGGCTGCCTTTGAGAACGAGTGGATGGAGGTCGAGATTCAGCATCCGGATATGACAAAACCGGTTGCATCGCATGATCGCGGTGTGACGCCATTTTTgcgcgattcgatcgatctggACGAGGGGCTAATCGATGGATCACTGTACAAGCAAACGCACCTGGAGATCGATGTGGGTGGtaaatcggatcggatcgagtgGGGCCACGCTCGATACCATCAGCGCATGATACCAGGGCACGCGTACGAGATCGTCGTCCAGTGGATTACGGCATCCGGGCCGATCGTGTACGATCTCATTTACGGTTGGTGTCGGAAGGCGCAGCCTTGCGGTTTCCAGCTCGTCACCATCCCGGCCGATCCGCTGGCCGAACCGTTCACGGAGAAGTCGGATCCGCTGCGCGGACCGATCTTCATTCCACTCGATACCGACTGCCTTAAGCAGCATCGCAGCTTCTTGTTTGAGGAGTTCCACAAGGAGACGTGGCCcaagcggttgctgctgttccaggAAGAGATTGTAAAGCGTTTCGGTTTCATGCGCTGCACGGTCGAAACAAAAACGGGATCAAACCAGGTGTCGCTCGACTACCAGTACGTACACTGCAGCGGCAATATGTTCATCCTCGTGCCGAACCCGAACATGGGCTTGCGATCGCGCCAACGGCTTGCCTCTGGTGGAACCAATTTCAAGAAGCCGATCAATTTCATCAACCGCTACCTAACCTCGCTCGAGCCACAGCTGGTACCGACGAACGCGGGTGGTAccagtgctgctgttggaggaATAACGGCCAGCCACGAACCGTCCTATATTACGCGACACGTCACCGGTAAGGGTAATCCGAAGGACGACTGTGACGTGATACGGCGTACCGGGTTCCTGTGGTCCTGGAATCACATGATACCCAATAAGAAGTGGAAGTCGCTCGTGATCGCCCAAACGGACGATCTGTTCCAGTTGAAGATGTTGCGTGATTTCAAGGAATTCTGCAGCAACACAGACCAGCGGTTGGTGAACTTCTGGGAATCGTGCtgggagcagaaggagaaggcatCGATCGAGCGTACCTGA